Part of the Paenibacillus kyungheensis genome, TGGATCACATACATCCACAGACTCTCCCTCTATCTTCATGTGCAGTTATTTATTTACGTGATTGACCTGATCTTATTAACGTGAATACGTTCAATATCTTTAGCTTAATTCAGCACACCTGACACTGTCAATTGATTGATTTGAAAAACAACTAATAAGTGGTAGACATAACAAAATCCTTTCCCGATATGCTCGAAAAAGGATTTTGCTAGTGAATCTATAGAACATTTTATCTTATATACTTGTAGATACAACTATCCTCTTAATAACGATTCAGCGCCATCTACAAATATCTCTGTACCTGTTACATGAGAAGCTTCACTAGATGCTAAAAACAGCACAAGGTTAGCTACTTCTTCGATTTTGCCAGGTTCACCTTTAAGCGGATGATCACCTTCAGGGAATTCCATAGGAATCTCTACTTCTTTTAGATCATCACTTGGATACGTATTATCATCGATTTCAGTATCGATCGCTCCCGGACAGATAGCATTGACTCGAATTTTGTAACGAGCCAGTTCCAATGCCGCCATTTTCATAAAAGCAACTTGCGCTGCTTTGGTAGAGGCATATGCAGAGAATCCTACATTAGAGAATACACGATTACCATTGATAGAACTTGTAATAATAATACTACCACCATTTTCTTTCAAATGAGGGATAGCATATTTTACAGTTGCAAATGTACCGCGCAAATTGATCTCTACCGTTTGATTCCAATCATCTATTTCCAAAGTTTCAATAGGAGCTTTGCTACCGTTGATTCCTGCATTAGCAAATACAATATCCAATTGACCTGCTTCAGACGCTACTTGTTTCATTGCACTTTCAATCATTTCTGGCTTGGAAATATCGCATTCGATTACATATGCTTTACCGCCAGCTTGTTCAATTTCAGCTTTGGTTTTTTCTGCATTTTCAGGCGTACGATCTAACATATATACAACAGCACCTTCTGCTGCAAATCGTATCGCTGATGCTTTACCTATTCCTGATCCGCCACCTGTTACTGCTGCTACTTTACCGGTTAATTTTGTTTCTGCCATGGGGATAAGCCTCCATATTTCAGAATTTGTCTTTTAAAGATAAACGTTGTAGCTCTATGATAACGTTATCTCGTTTCCTATTGTAAGTACCCTAGCAGACAGAGCAGTGAATCAGATGATTGCATATTATTCAGTGTGCTGAATAGAATCGTTCTTTTTCGGTTTGGGTAGAATCACAGAAAAGGTAGAACCTTTATTGGGTCTGGATACAAAATTCAATTCACCCTGATGATCTTTGACGATCCGCTCTGTAATATATAATCCAAGCCCTGTTCCTCGAATATTGTGCTTGGAAGCAGAACTTGCCCGGAAAAATTTTTGGAATATGCGACTATGATCTTCCGGTGGAATCCCGATCCCTGAATCTTTGATCGACACCGAAATATGATCCTGTAATTCGTTGATAACAATATGAACCATCGAATCATCTGAAGAGTATTTAAGAGCATTACTAATCAGATTTCGAAAGACTTGAATTAAGCGTTGCTGATCGCCGTTAATAAATACTTCATGCAATCCTTCATGGTGAAGCATGATACGGTCTCTTGATTCTGGATTCCATTGATCACAAATACCTTGCAACATTTCATATAGCGGAATATAAGTCATATGATACTCGGCATAATCGGCTTCGATCCGCTGAATATCTAGAAAATCATCTATTAAATGAGACAACCGCTGTCCTTCTTGATGAATCGTTTCTATAAAAGCATGCCTTTTTTCAATCGACATATCTTCATAGATCATTAACATTTCGATATAACCCATCATTGCAGATAATGGTGTGCGCAATTCATGAGAGACTACGCTCATCAATTCATTTTGCATCTGCTTCATATGCTCTTCTTCAGTGCGATCTCGAAAAACAAGAATCACACCATGTTCAATCTGTTGCACCGTATCTGTTACTGGAGTGACATAGAGCGATAGAATCTTTTCATTTTGTAACAATACCATCTCGCCTTGATTCCATGTGTGTTCTCCTTGCAAAAATCGCTCTAACTTTTCGATCCATAAAGACGTTTCGGTGACCAGTTGACTTTCTATATCACGTAACAATTGCTGGATAGGATAACCGGTATAATCTTTGATGGAAAATAGCGATAACATCGTCGGATTAATAAATGAAATAATCCCTTGAGAGTCACACATCACAATGCCTTCTTGTACCGATTCCAGTAAATTGCCGGTAATACTTTTTTGCTTTTCTGCTGCACCTTGTTCTTCTCGTAATCGATCGGTCAGCACTTCCAATTGACGTTCATGTTCATAACGCTCAGCTTGCGCTCTTTCTTGTTGCGTCAAGTCATGTACAAAAAATGTCTGAAACGAAGATTCTTCGGCTAGAATCTCACTGCGTGTTAATCCCACTTGAAAAGCTGTACGGTCTGCATGAATAGCTGTGACCGGGCAGTTGTTGTCTCCTGCTGGAATCGTATCTAGTAGTAATAATTCCGATAATGGTCTACCCATCACTTGTTCACGTGTATAGCCAAACATCTTTTCAGCGGCAGGATTAAACTCTGTTATTTTTTTCTGATGATCTGTTGAAATGATGCCATCGATAGCGTATTTGAGAATAGCACTTTTTTGAGCTTCACTTTCCGCCAGATCAAATGTACGTTCAACTACACGAATTTCTAAATTCTCTTTATCATGTTGAATTTGCAAAAACTGCTCTTCTAATACCAGTGATACTAATTTGAAGTTATCAATTAATGCGTGAAATTCAACAATATTACTATCCGGCCAATCTATCGGCTTATTTTTACTCAATTTATCAGGAATATTGTTAGACGCTTTGGCTAACTCCAGTAAAGACTTAGTAATTTTACGGCTAATCGGACCTGCCAACAAAATCGCTATCCCGATAACAATCAAAATCGTTGTAATACTTTGAATATAAAATATATAAATACGTTCTAAATAAAACGCCGCTGTCAATTTTAAAATTAATCGATAATTATGATCTAATGGAATATCCATAACAAAGTACGACTCCTGCCATCGCTCGATCAGGGTTAACCGATTTATAGGGAAATGATGAAAAATAGTAGCTCCATCTTTGGTAGTAGAAATAATCAAAGATTCATCATTTCTAGACTCTACAAGTTGTTGTGTCGTCTCGCTATTGAGCGTGCTATACATAGATGTACCTAACGGGCTTACGACAACTGAATCGATATAAAAGTTCTTTTTATATATGTTCATTAACGGTTTGGTTTTGCGCATATCTGACAAACTAATCTGTATATCTTGCTTATACACTTGTGAAGAACGTTCCATATATGAAGAATACAACCCTTGAATATCATAAAATTGTTGATGACTAATAACCACTAATAATAACAACGCTGTAAAGATAACGAAGGCAATTAAATATTTAAAAATAATACGTCCCAGCGAAATCGAATAGATCGGCTGATTGCCTATCGCTACCCGACTCATAATACTTTCTAACAAAATCGAAGCAATCAATAAATTAATAATGCTATTAAAACTTTGCTCAAGAAGAATCAATGCGATCATTTGAATATCAATAGGATGAAGACGATATTCATACATACCATATATCAGAGGTAGACCTATACATAACCAAAAGATCAGATCTGCTTTGAATAAAACTCCTCTGCTAAATCGCTTGAAGTACAAATGCAAAAATAAAATCTCCAAACCAAACAAGCCGGTCATAAAAAGATAAGACCCGCCAAATCCAAAAGGTATATTTATAGCGAGTAAAGCAGGCACAGCAAATCGTAATCCATATAACCGGAAAATAATCAGAAGTGCTGCGCTGCCCAGTGCAAACCGTAAATTTAAAGATAAGTCCAATTTAAAATAATTGCCTGCTATGCCAAAGATCGTTAAGATGATTGTTCCTATCAAAGGAGATCGGAACCAAAGAAGTATTCTGTATTTCATGACTAACGGTCCTTTCTACCACGGACAGCAGGTTAACCCGAAAGACCTTCTGATAACAAACCATCTGGAGTCACTCCAGGATATTCGTATCTTATAATGTCAGTCTCCGATACAGCTTTGCCTATCTGTGACTCAATAAATTCCAGTTCACCTTCAGAAGCACCAATACAATGCTTCATCCCCGGTTCTACAACGATAACATCACCTGGAGAGATCATCGTGATAACTCCATCAAGGCAGATATATCCTATACCTGATATAATCGTCCATACTTCTTTACGTAATTTATGTTCATGATAACTGATAAAGCGACCTGATGTAATCACGACTCGTTTGGTCACTGTCTCTAGCCCGCCTTCATCTTGCCGATGAGAAATAATCGTTTGTTTGCCCCAGAAGCGTTCTTCAAACCGCGGAGCAATTTCTATCTGTCCCACCATCTCTTTAATGCCTGTAGCATCTTCACGATTGGTCACTAAAATACCGTCAGGCCCTGCCACTACGATCACATTAGGAACATTCCATATACTTACCGGTATATCGAGTTCGTTAATAATACGAGTATCTTGAGATAAAGGAGAGATATATCCTGAACCGGTCACATCAAAATCCATTTCACGAATTAATGAATCCCATGTTCCCAAATCTCTCCATTCTCCATGAAACGGTAATACAGATATATGCTTTGTTTTTTCTACAACCGCTAGATCAAAACTTGTTTTGGGTAATGCTAAATAGTGCTTTAACAATTCATTATAGTTAGAGTTCCAACCTTGATTTTCAATATGGTCTAGCAAAAATCCTAAGCGGAATGCAAATACACCGCAATTCCACAATGCCCCTTTATGTATTAACGATTGGGCAGTGATTATATCTGGTTTTTCTAAAAAGGAGCAAACCCCAAAATATTCCTTATCCACCAGTTCAGACATCAATGGTACAATATATCCGTATTTGTCTGAAGGCTCCGTTGGAGAAGCACCCATTAAGACCATCTCATCACCAGACTTCTCCAATATAGATGGAAGCTTACGCAAATGCTCAAAAAACTCGTCACCGGCATAACCGTCTACCGGCATGACTCCTATCATTTCATCACGTGTAGCACCAGCATGATGATATAAATATGAAGCTGCTAAAGCGATTGCCGGAAACGTGTCTCTTTGCGCAGGTTCTTCAATAATCGTAGCATCGATACCAATTTGCCCACGAATCAGATCAGCTTGATACCCGCTAGCTGAAAAATAAGCTTGCTCTGACAAACCTGCATCTTGCAATTGTCTCCAGATTCGCTGTAGCATACTTTCAGGCTGACCTTGATGACGAAGAACAGGAAGAAATTGTTTGGGACGATTAACGTTCGATAAAGGCCATAAACGTTTACCTGACCCACCGGACAACAATATCATGCGCATATATGAAACCCTCTTCCGAAAAATGTAGTAAGAACTTAAAAAAACTGTTCATTTTAGCTGTTTCTGCCGAAAATAAATATAGGGAGTCGAATGATACTATAGTCCTATTCCATTTTCTCATGTATATTTTAAGAAAGTTCTCTTTTCCGTATAAAATTTCATGCTAATTGATTCGCATTTTTTTAACATTTGGATTACTTTCATTGTTTTAAAGCTGAAATTGCTATGTTTACTTGAAATTCTATTCTTGATCTTTCTATATATTTCGCTTAAATATCGTTGTATTAAGCATGTTATAGAATAGTAAAGGGAGATATTCAACAAGCCTATTATTTTTCATACAGGAGAGTGACAGCGATGTCTATCAAAGTTCTTCTTATTGAAGATGAGAAAAGTCTGGCAGATATGATTGCATTTTTTCTTCAAGAAGAAGGTTACCTTACCGAAATGATTCATGATTCCAAAGACGCTATTCAAAAACTGTTTCATTTCAAACCGGATATTATCGTAACCGATCTTATGCTTCCTGATATGGATGGAAGTGAATTAGTCAGTCAGATCCGCAAACAATCTACCGTACCTGTATTGATGATATCTGCCAATACGATGCTGAATGAGCGGATCAAGGCACTGGATAACGGTGCTGATGACTTTTTGTGTAAACCATTTAGTCTCAAAGAATTGGATGCTCGCATCAAAGCATTGCTACGTCGTAGTGGCCCGACTATTATTACCGAGCCCAAAGTCAATGTATCTAAAGACAAAAAAGGACGAATTTCTGTGAATGACTATCGTCATAGTCTGTTTGTCGAAGAACAAGAAGTTGAAGTCACTCATATCGAATTTGCGATTATGAAAGAACTGTATAATTACCCTGGCAAAGTCTTTACCCGCAATGAACTGATGGATCGTATTAAAGGAGGAGATCGCGCTTATCTGGATCGTACCATCGATGTACATATTTCCAGCTTGCGTAAAAAGATAGAGCGCGATCCCAAAAATCCTCAGCATATTCGTACAGTATGGGGTACAGGATATAAATATGTGATGTAATATCAGCTTATCATTGGATTGTTTTACATTCGCCTTCGCTTTTTCCAGCGTTTATAAGGAAGAATACAAGCGATACCAGCTAATATCCCTATACCGAACAGTATCCAGCCTATACGATAAGCAGAAGCTAGAATAATAACAACAGTGCCACTTCCACTGTCTTCGCTCATAAACCCAGTGGTCACGCCATTCACAGCCAATCTTGCTCGCTGAGTCTCTCCATTCAGGCGGAATTCCCAGAGCGGATTCGGCGATTCTGTTTCACGAATCAGCACTTGCTCATGATTCGGATTGCTGAGTATAAAACTTCGTTCCATCGAATTTTCACGATTGGCTTTGATTGTAGCTTTATGTGAAGGAACTGTAAAAAACTGATCGATATCTTGACCTTCAAATAACATGAATTGATCGACCATGATCATCGCTTTATACGGAATAATAGAGTAATTTTTAATTTGAAAAGAACCTTTTACTTTCTGATCTGCATGCGCTAGCATTTGGAACTGCATCATCGCGGTTCCGGCTGGCGCTTTTATAATTTGATCGTAATGGTTCCACTTCGTTTTATCCTCTTCTTCTACTTCATTAATATAAGAAGTCTGCAATATCTGAGAATCAGCATTCAAAAATACTAATTTCATATGACGCTGTTTGACATGTTGTGAGATCGCATCCAGAGTGACTGAATATTCTTCTAATGGACTAGCTTTCATTTTTTGAGAAGCATAGATATTCCAATCACAAGAATAACTAGGTGCATATTCGATCGACATGCCTTGAGCAGATATTACTTTGCGTGTATGACCGGGCTGAATATCTGTCATACATTCGGCTGAACTGTTTTGAAGCAAGCTTTCGCTCGTCTCTTCACTTGGCAGTACATTCACTTCATTCGCTTTCATCAAATGAATATCTTGATCGGTCGTTAGGGAAGG contains:
- a CDS encoding SDR family oxidoreductase, which produces MAETKLTGKVAAVTGGGSGIGKASAIRFAAEGAVVYMLDRTPENAEKTKAEIEQAGGKAYVIECDISKPEMIESAMKQVASEAGQLDIVFANAGINGSKAPIETLEIDDWNQTVEINLRGTFATVKYAIPHLKENGGSIIITSSINGNRVFSNVGFSAYASTKAAQVAFMKMAALELARYKIRVNAICPGAIDTEIDDNTYPSDDLKEVEIPMEFPEGDHPLKGEPGKIEEVANLVLFLASSEASHVTGTEIFVDGAESLLRG
- a CDS encoding PAS domain-containing sensor histidine kinase, coding for MKYRILLWFRSPLIGTIILTIFGIAGNYFKLDLSLNLRFALGSAALLIIFRLYGLRFAVPALLAINIPFGFGGSYLFMTGLFGLEILFLHLYFKRFSRGVLFKADLIFWLCIGLPLIYGMYEYRLHPIDIQMIALILLEQSFNSIINLLIASILLESIMSRVAIGNQPIYSISLGRIIFKYLIAFVIFTALLLLVVISHQQFYDIQGLYSSYMERSSQVYKQDIQISLSDMRKTKPLMNIYKKNFYIDSVVVSPLGTSMYSTLNSETTQQLVESRNDESLIISTTKDGATIFHHFPINRLTLIERWQESYFVMDIPLDHNYRLILKLTAAFYLERIYIFYIQSITTILIVIGIAILLAGPISRKITKSLLELAKASNNIPDKLSKNKPIDWPDSNIVEFHALIDNFKLVSLVLEEQFLQIQHDKENLEIRVVERTFDLAESEAQKSAILKYAIDGIISTDHQKKITEFNPAAEKMFGYTREQVMGRPLSELLLLDTIPAGDNNCPVTAIHADRTAFQVGLTRSEILAEESSFQTFFVHDLTQQERAQAERYEHERQLEVLTDRLREEQGAAEKQKSITGNLLESVQEGIVMCDSQGIISFINPTMLSLFSIKDYTGYPIQQLLRDIESQLVTETSLWIEKLERFLQGEHTWNQGEMVLLQNEKILSLYVTPVTDTVQQIEHGVILVFRDRTEEEHMKQMQNELMSVVSHELRTPLSAMMGYIEMLMIYEDMSIEKRHAFIETIHQEGQRLSHLIDDFLDIQRIEADYAEYHMTYIPLYEMLQGICDQWNPESRDRIMLHHEGLHEVFINGDQQRLIQVFRNLISNALKYSSDDSMVHIVINELQDHISVSIKDSGIGIPPEDHSRIFQKFFRASSASKHNIRGTGLGLYITERIVKDHQGELNFVSRPNKGSTFSVILPKPKKNDSIQHTE
- a CDS encoding sugar phosphate nucleotidyltransferase, with amino-acid sequence MRMILLSGGSGKRLWPLSNVNRPKQFLPVLRHQGQPESMLQRIWRQLQDAGLSEQAYFSASGYQADLIRGQIGIDATIIEEPAQRDTFPAIALAASYLYHHAGATRDEMIGVMPVDGYAGDEFFEHLRKLPSILEKSGDEMVLMGASPTEPSDKYGYIVPLMSELVDKEYFGVCSFLEKPDIITAQSLIHKGALWNCGVFAFRLGFLLDHIENQGWNSNYNELLKHYLALPKTSFDLAVVEKTKHISVLPFHGEWRDLGTWDSLIREMDFDVTGSGYISPLSQDTRIINELDIPVSIWNVPNVIVVAGPDGILVTNREDATGIKEMVGQIEIAPRFEERFWGKQTIISHRQDEGGLETVTKRVVITSGRFISYHEHKLRKEVWTIISGIGYICLDGVITMISPGDVIVVEPGMKHCIGASEGELEFIESQIGKAVSETDIIRYEYPGVTPDGLLSEGLSG
- a CDS encoding response regulator transcription factor — protein: MSIKVLLIEDEKSLADMIAFFLQEEGYLTEMIHDSKDAIQKLFHFKPDIIVTDLMLPDMDGSELVSQIRKQSTVPVLMISANTMLNERIKALDNGADDFLCKPFSLKELDARIKALLRRSGPTIITEPKVNVSKDKKGRISVNDYRHSLFVEEQEVEVTHIEFAIMKELYNYPGKVFTRNELMDRIKGGDRAYLDRTIDVHISSLRKKIERDPKNPQHIRTVWGTGYKYVM